DNA sequence from the Daphnia carinata strain CSIRO-1 chromosome 8, CSIRO_AGI_Dcar_HiC_V3, whole genome shotgun sequence genome:
ttctttatttggaGTGGGAGTTGTTTGGCTTGCACGCATCACGACGTTCGAATATATTTAAGACGAATCGATGATGTTTGCCCAGTAACTAGAAGAATTTGATGGATGGACAGTGGACGtgctttctcatttttttattttttttatttggccaGTCCTTTcagtttgaaattgaaaagaaaataggtaAGCAAAGATTACCAGTTTAGATGCTGCGGGCAGTGCATACAGAGATATCCTATGATGTCAAGCAGTCGTCTATTATTCAAATCGATGAGACGGTCAAATGCTTttctaaaaacgaaaaagaaaccacTTTCATGTTGTAAAATGGGATTCAAAACTCACCCGAGAGGACAGAAAGCGCCTACAGGTCTTCTCCTTAAATCTGACCCTTTGCTACATCAAAAAACAGCCTAGATGTTGAAATACGATCCGAATTTCAATATCGACTTTAAGGACGTTATTATAGTAGTATCCCTTTTCGTTGGGACACGCGCGCAATCTGTTGATTGAATTTGTGCTTCAAAAGCCTCTTCCTACTGCATAATGTCAACGTTTGTGTCATTGGTTATTTTTCGAGGACAGCTTGGGTGTTGGGCTCCTTCATTTGCAAACTGGTGCCCTACCTGCAAGGCGTGAGCGTTTGCGCTTCAGTCTACACGTTAGTTGCCATTGCTGTTGAGCGTTACTGGTCCATCTCGTCGCCGTGGAAGAAGCGCTTGAGCTCCAGGTGTTGCCGCATCATTATCGGATTCATCTGGATCGGTTCCGCCATCATCACTCTACCGTGGCTCATCGTCTTTCGGCAGGATTACGTTTCAGACACGCTGGTTAGGGCTCGAAAAAGCTGCATGTTCATTAAGGCCATGCgaagagatgaaaataatcaatttcgaTGCCACAGGTCTGCACGGAGAAATGGCCGGATCCGTTGATGGGCGACGCCTATTACGCTGTGGCGCACTTGACCTTGTGCTACGTCTTGCCGCTCGTCGTCATCGCCGCTTGTTACGCTTTAATTTGTCGTCAAATTTGGTGTCGTCAAATACCTGGCAGCAGTGAACAAGGTCTCAATTACCGACATCGATGTCATCATTATAATAATAGGCGGCGGCACAATGGCGTGGGAGGCCGTCTCAAATTGCATCGAGCCAAAATCAGGGCCCTGAGGATGTTGGCCATCGTCGTTGCCGCTTTCGCGCTGTCCTGGTTCCCGCTCTACGCCACATTCACGCGCCTCAAGTTCACGAAGGCAATGAGCGAAGGTGAGGCTGAATTCTGGGAAATGCTCATCCCCGTGGCTCAGTGGCTGAGCAGTGCCAACAGTTGTGTCAATCCGTTGTTGTACCATTTTCTGGACCCCAAATTCCGGTCCGGATTCAAACAATTGCTTTGCTCGGACAGCGTTGCCGCGGGCGAGGCGGGTCAAGATGGGCGTCAACAAAGGCATCACAATTACTTGAATGCCGCAGCCACGGCTACCCCTGAAGCTTTCTGTCCAGCACTGCGTGCCCGTTTCCACAACATCCAGCCCAGCTCGCAGACGACGGCTCACCAGCAACAATACGGAAATGAGTGGGTGTAGTATaatacacaatttttttctattcacatgccaaacattttttttcctgtgggcgaaaacaaaaaaaaacaaaataaataaaaaaaaaaagaaacagaaaaaaaataaaagcacaTTTTTCATCACATCAGATTTTTCTTGGGAAACTTGGGGACAATGGAATCGAACTTAATTTATGTATTACCGACACCTCTCTTCGGTATACTGGAGAGAAACGACTAGacttgtgcttttttttttggcattttccACAAAATTAGCATAATTCTGTCGTTGCGAGTTGCAACGACGCCAAACAAACATTCAATTTTAGTGGGGAATCACACATGGCACAGACAATATGGGCGGGGCAAATTTATGCCATTTGTTGTGCAGATTGAAGTGATCGATAAAAGAGCGaagcaaaaacataaaaaaaaaaaaaggaaatttttttggttACTTGCTGTTATGCATCACGAGCGGAATACCAAAGACCAGATTGAGTATACTCTGGCCAACCAAAGCTAAAGATTTGGCGAAGGGTGTCATCAAAGATACGTCCCGATGGGAGGTCTCTTTTTTGGCATTGTTGCCGCGTGCCTTGCCGGATGTTTCTTCGCTGGCCGTGCTGGCAGCAGGGCCGATGAAAGTGTACATGTAACACGCTGGAACAGCTGACGTGGTCGTGA
Encoded proteins:
- the LOC130704187 gene encoding neuropeptide SIFamide receptor-like — its product is MDYLVLMDIHPANGTDWPELPLQPWYRYNVWVSGALCTVYGLVFCAGLIGNILVAVVVLRGSRTMRRCVTNLFLVNLAFADLLVVLACLPFTLVAHLIYPWVLGSFICKLVPYLQGVSVCASVYTLVAIAVERYWSISSPWKKRLSSRCCRIIIGFIWIGSAIITLPWLIVFRQDYVSDTLVCTEKWPDPLMGDAYYAVAHLTLCYVLPLVVIAACYALICRQIWCRQIPGSSEQGLNYRHRCHHYNNRRRHNGVGGRLKLHRAKIRALRMLAIVVAAFALSWFPLYATFTRLKFTKAMSEGEAEFWEMLIPVAQWLSSANSCVNPLLYHFLDPKFRSGFKQLLCSDSVAAGEAGQDGRQQRHHNYLNAAATATPEAFCPALRARFHNIQPSSQTTAHQQQYGNEWV